In Cryptomeria japonica chromosome 10, Sugi_1.0, whole genome shotgun sequence, a genomic segment contains:
- the LOC131030149 gene encoding uncharacterized protein LOC131030149, which translates to MAPVSSPSSPYWLCSSQAALPPRSPVLLLAPSSLRSLPATVAVAVPLRPPLAGSTTAAPPNPCTLPILTLPLYLAPSLSSLAHRPCPTAALPGPAAQLPGPLPTLDCRSAPRPPLHPAFAPGPFFLANHYPATKAPPGHHRCATH; encoded by the coding sequence ATGGCCCCCGTCAGTAGCCCCTCTAGCCCCTACTGGCTATGCAGCTCCCAGGCAGCCCTGCCTCCCCGGTCGCCCGTGCTCCTCCTGGCTCCATCGTCGTTGCGGTCCCTGCCAGCCACCGTCGCCGTTGCGGTCCCCCTGCGGCCGCCGCTTGCTGGCTCTACTACTGCTGCACCTCCCAACCCCTGCACACTGCCTATCCTAACCCTACCACTCTATCTGGCCCCATCGCTCAGCTCCCTGGCCCACCGCCCATGCCCGACCGCTGCTCTGCCTGGCCCCGCCGCTCAGCTCCCTGGCCCGCTGCCTACGCTTGACTGTCGCTCCGCTCCCCGGCCACCGCTCCACCCAGCTTTTGCACCTGGCCCCTTTTTTCTGGCCAACCACTACCCAGCCACCAAAGCTCCACCAGGCCACCACCGGTGTGCCACCCACTAG